A part of Armatimonadota bacterium genomic DNA contains:
- the cas6 gene encoding CRISPR system precrRNA processing endoribonuclease RAMP protein Cas6: MSSFEVGRYRFRWVSEEAGRLPRFLGPTLRGGLGHTLRRMVCVTRLPACEACLLRFRCAYPVLFQPFAPPTGSAGGRYNRMPVPFVLRVPFGRSWRPDRRPGDSVEFEMVLVGRANQDLPYYVLALADLGRVGLGPARHRLRLEEVAAWTPNGFVPVYRTDDATLRTDVPPVPLERLLAEAFLPDARQLTVRFAAPVRLDLRGDLVYPVAFHQLVRALDQRLRALAACYGGPQSEEADLGEAERVRAVRDRTRWVDLQRYSTRQRTTMRIGGVVGSVTYEGTDFTPFRRLLAFGEWLGVGKLTSMGLGRMEVVRP, from the coding sequence GTGAGCTCTTTCGAGGTCGGTCGCTACCGGTTCCGCTGGGTGTCGGAGGAAGCGGGGCGCCTGCCCCGCTTCCTCGGTCCCACCCTGCGCGGCGGTCTGGGACACACATTGCGGCGCATGGTGTGCGTGACGCGCCTGCCGGCCTGCGAGGCATGCCTGCTCCGATTCCGGTGCGCCTACCCGGTGCTCTTCCAGCCCTTTGCGCCGCCCACGGGTTCTGCGGGCGGCCGCTACAACCGGATGCCGGTGCCGTTCGTGCTGCGTGTGCCCTTCGGTCGCTCCTGGCGGCCTGACCGCCGCCCGGGCGATTCTGTGGAGTTCGAGATGGTGCTCGTGGGACGGGCCAACCAGGACCTGCCCTACTACGTGCTGGCGCTGGCAGACCTCGGGCGCGTGGGCCTCGGGCCCGCGCGGCACCGCCTGCGCCTGGAAGAAGTGGCTGCCTGGACGCCGAACGGATTCGTGCCCGTATACCGGACAGACGACGCGACGTTGCGGACCGACGTACCACCGGTGCCCCTTGAGCGGTTGCTCGCGGAGGCCTTTCTTCCGGATGCCCGTCAGCTCACCGTGCGCTTCGCCGCGCCGGTCCGGCTCGACCTGCGGGGCGACCTGGTGTACCCGGTAGCCTTTCACCAGCTGGTGCGGGCGCTCGACCAGCGGCTGCGGGCCCTGGCGGCGTGCTACGGAGGTCCGCAGTCCGAAGAGGCGGACCTCGGCGAGGCTGAGCGCGTCCGGGCGGTGCGCGACCGGACCCGCTGGGTGGACCTGCAGCGTTACTCCACGCGGCAGCGGACCACCATGCGGATCGGCGGGGTCGTGGGCAGCGTGACCTACGAGGGGACCGACTTCACGCCCTTCCGCCGGCTCCTGGCCTTCGGCGAGTGGCTCGGCGTGGGCAAACTCACCAGCATGGGCCTGGGACGGATGGAGGTGGTGCGGCCGTGA
- the cas10 gene encoding type III-A CRISPR-associated protein Cas10/Csm1 has product MSRNAELVALAGLLHDIGKFRQRAFWSERQNHEGHGRRWAEDRLLPRLQFLNEQERRQIAEAVEKHHYPRPYARDIRVVQLADRLASGERVPRQEEGTGDPSQELLIPVFAELRLDGRGPEGVHRWAYPTARLELGDQIFPGSGPDLHAEYKTLWDGFERELGAIPDDAPCFSDPGAFVLTWMSLLRVHAWCVPAAAYKDEPDVSLADHLHVTGALAACLWELPDAAIDRLEEGGADDQPVALLVGGDLSGIQRFLYTISSAGAAKSLRGRSAYLSLLCEAVAEYVRRDLDLFPCNVLYSGGGHFYLLAPLSSQERVQSLRDRITDLLLDLFGGEVAIVLASVQLKASDLRITPDQQRSPLGERWAELSGRLREAKQTLLREVAVSNPTRVFGPFGVGGRETFCVVCHSEPDQPEGITGRGLARPVRDAAEEAERKCSLCESFEDLSRALARARYLVLRRVTPRTSGELQWHSALTALGVELWLDDKPDLLTHYRKGDWVIRLNDPRVDPVVAGDRQVPVVGFRFLPNYTPLGEDGQIREIGEMAAASDGAPYFGSLRMDVDNLGRLFSEGLGGRLSLSRVATLSRSLATFFEGYLNRICEGLDSERKRLYLLYSGGDDLFAVGSWDRVLDLGETIRSKFRQYVCENPAVTLSGGAALHHEKFPLYQAAEQAGSYLESSKAWKRDGRSKNAFNMWGQVVEWEELIWARQWHDTVRSWLGGQKVRRAFVFKLARIASLYQERERRRRWEHLVDEAAVRRRLRYERWLWTLVYYLAKESAELQPRLKELQQDLVDQERVRQLGLLARWVELSTRESSGGR; this is encoded by the coding sequence GTGAGCAGGAACGCGGAGCTGGTGGCCCTCGCGGGCTTGCTGCACGACATCGGCAAATTCCGGCAGCGCGCCTTCTGGTCGGAGCGGCAGAACCACGAAGGCCATGGACGGAGGTGGGCGGAGGACAGGTTGCTGCCCCGCCTGCAGTTCCTGAACGAGCAGGAAAGGCGGCAGATCGCGGAGGCGGTCGAGAAGCACCACTATCCGCGGCCGTACGCCCGGGACATCCGGGTGGTCCAGCTGGCGGACCGGCTGGCCAGCGGGGAGCGGGTGCCGCGGCAGGAGGAAGGGACCGGAGATCCGTCACAAGAGCTGCTGATCCCCGTGTTCGCGGAGCTGCGACTGGACGGCCGCGGACCGGAGGGAGTCCATCGGTGGGCCTACCCGACAGCCAGGCTGGAGCTTGGTGACCAAATCTTTCCCGGATCCGGGCCGGATCTGCACGCGGAGTACAAGACCCTCTGGGACGGATTCGAGCGCGAGCTGGGGGCGATCCCCGACGACGCCCCTTGCTTTTCGGACCCGGGCGCCTTCGTGTTGACGTGGATGTCCTTGCTGCGGGTCCACGCCTGGTGCGTGCCGGCCGCCGCGTACAAGGACGAGCCCGACGTGTCCCTGGCCGACCACCTGCACGTCACGGGGGCCCTGGCTGCGTGCCTGTGGGAGCTGCCGGACGCAGCGATCGACCGCCTGGAGGAAGGGGGGGCCGACGACCAGCCCGTGGCCTTGCTGGTGGGCGGCGACCTGTCCGGCATCCAGCGGTTCCTGTACACCATCAGCAGCGCCGGGGCCGCCAAGAGCCTGCGGGGCCGGTCGGCCTACCTGAGCCTCCTCTGCGAAGCGGTGGCGGAGTACGTGCGCCGCGACCTCGACCTGTTCCCGTGCAACGTCCTCTACAGCGGGGGCGGCCACTTCTACCTCCTGGCTCCCCTCAGTTCGCAGGAGCGGGTACAGAGCCTCCGGGACCGCATCACGGACCTGCTGCTCGACCTCTTCGGGGGTGAGGTGGCCATCGTCCTGGCGTCCGTGCAGCTCAAGGCCTCCGACCTCAGGATCACACCGGACCAGCAGAGGAGTCCTCTCGGCGAGCGCTGGGCCGAGCTTTCCGGTCGGCTGCGGGAGGCCAAGCAGACCCTGCTGAGGGAGGTCGCCGTCAGCAACCCGACCAGGGTTTTCGGCCCCTTCGGGGTGGGCGGCCGCGAGACGTTCTGTGTGGTTTGCCACAGCGAGCCGGACCAGCCGGAGGGGATTACTGGTCGGGGTCTTGCAAGGCCTGTCCGGGACGCTGCGGAAGAAGCGGAGCGTAAGTGCTCCCTGTGCGAGAGCTTCGAGGACCTGAGCCGCGCCCTCGCCCGGGCGCGGTACCTCGTCCTGCGCCGCGTGACGCCGCGGACGAGCGGAGAGCTCCAGTGGCACTCGGCCCTGACGGCCCTGGGCGTCGAGCTCTGGTTGGACGACAAACCAGACCTGCTCACGCACTACCGCAAGGGTGACTGGGTGATCCGCCTGAACGACCCGCGCGTGGACCCCGTGGTCGCAGGCGACCGGCAGGTTCCCGTCGTGGGTTTCCGGTTCCTCCCGAACTACACCCCCCTGGGCGAGGACGGCCAGATCCGGGAGATCGGGGAGATGGCCGCGGCTTCGGACGGCGCCCCGTACTTCGGCTCCCTGCGCATGGACGTGGACAACCTTGGCCGCCTCTTCTCCGAAGGGCTCGGGGGCCGCCTGTCGCTTTCCCGCGTGGCCACCCTGTCGCGTTCTCTGGCCACGTTCTTCGAGGGATACCTCAACCGGATCTGTGAAGGGCTAGACTCCGAGCGCAAACGCCTGTACCTGCTCTACTCCGGCGGCGATGATTTGTTCGCGGTGGGCAGCTGGGACAGGGTCCTGGACTTGGGTGAGACCATCCGGTCCAAGTTCCGGCAGTACGTCTGCGAGAACCCCGCGGTTACCCTGTCCGGGGGCGCGGCCCTCCACCACGAGAAGTTTCCCCTGTACCAGGCCGCGGAGCAGGCAGGTAGCTACCTGGAGTCGTCCAAGGCATGGAAGCGCGACGGCCGTTCCAAGAACGCTTTCAACATGTGGGGCCAGGTCGTCGAGTGGGAAGAGCTGATCTGGGCTCGACAGTGGCATGACACGGTTCGGTCCTGGCTGGGAGGCCAGAAGGTCCGGCGGGCGTTCGTCTTCAAGCTCGCGCGGATCGCCAGCCTGTATCAGGAGCGGGAAAGACGGCGGCGCTGGGAGCACCTCGTGGACGAAGCCGCGGTACGCCGGCGGCTGAGGTACGAGCGGTGGCTGTGGACCCTCGTCTACTACCTGGCGAAGGAGAGCGCGGAACTGCAGCCGCGCCTAAAGGAACTGCAGCAAGATCTGGTGGACCAGGAGCGTGTCCGTCAGCTGGGCCTGCTGGCCCGCTGGGTCGAGCTTTCCACACGAGAATCCTCAGGCGGGAGGTGA